A region of Piscinibacter gummiphilus DNA encodes the following proteins:
- the galE gene encoding UDP-glucose 4-epimerase GalE, translated as MARILLTGATGYIASHTWLALAAAGFDVVGVDNFSNSSPLVLDRLAELGGFQPVFVEADVTDKAAMDTIFDQHAIDAVVHFAAFKAVGESTQIPLAYYRNNIGGLVNVAQSMQDHGVTKLVFSSSATVYGQPETLPITENSPLAATSPYGTTKLMGEELLRELERCTPAWKVAYLRYFNPVGAHPSGRIGEDPRGIPNNLMPYVTQVAVGKRPFLQVFGGDYATPDGTGVRDYIHVMDLAEGHVAAVRHLLDRNASVTVNLGTGQGYSVLDVIKAFEQASGRTIAHQIVARRPGDVAECYADPSRAKAELGWSATRGLPEMCADSWRWQSGNPQGFA; from the coding sequence ATGGCCCGCATCCTGCTCACCGGTGCCACCGGTTACATCGCCTCCCACACCTGGCTCGCGCTCGCCGCGGCCGGCTTCGACGTGGTGGGGGTCGACAACTTCTCCAACAGCTCGCCCCTCGTGCTCGACCGCCTGGCCGAACTGGGCGGCTTCCAGCCCGTGTTCGTCGAGGCCGACGTGACGGACAAGGCCGCGATGGACACGATCTTCGACCAGCACGCCATCGACGCCGTGGTGCACTTCGCCGCGTTCAAGGCCGTGGGCGAGTCCACCCAGATCCCGCTCGCGTACTACCGCAACAACATCGGCGGCCTCGTCAACGTCGCCCAGTCCATGCAGGACCACGGCGTGACGAAGCTCGTGTTCAGCTCGTCCGCCACCGTCTACGGCCAGCCCGAGACCCTGCCCATCACCGAGAACTCGCCGCTCGCCGCCACCAGTCCGTACGGCACCACGAAGCTGATGGGCGAAGAGCTGCTGCGCGAACTCGAACGCTGCACGCCGGCGTGGAAGGTCGCCTACCTGCGCTACTTCAACCCGGTGGGCGCGCACCCCAGCGGCCGCATCGGCGAGGACCCGCGCGGCATCCCCAACAACCTGATGCCCTATGTCACCCAGGTGGCCGTGGGCAAGCGCCCGTTCCTGCAGGTCTTCGGGGGCGACTACGCCACGCCGGACGGCACCGGCGTGCGCGACTACATCCACGTGATGGACCTCGCCGAGGGCCACGTCGCCGCCGTGCGCCACCTGCTCGACCGCAACGCCTCGGTCACCGTGAACCTCGGCACCGGCCAGGGCTACAGCGTGCTCGACGTCATCAAGGCCTTCGAACAGGCGAGCGGCCGCACCATCGCCCACCAGATCGTCGCGCGCCGCCCGGGCGACGTGGCCGAGTGCTACGCCGACCCATCGCGCGCGAAGGCCGAACTGGGCTGGTCCGCCACGCGCGGGCTGCCCGAGATGTGCGCCGACTCGTGGCGCTGGCAGAGCGGGAACCCCCAAGGCTTCGCCTGA
- a CDS encoding sensor histidine kinase, with protein sequence MAAEPEAAVLVLFSSHRLLPANLDADRGLREAAPAGTRPGVELFSEFLGAPSFEGELYEARTARYLQEKYADLQVKVIVALGQGALEFLLRHRQATFPDVPVVYGGVARDVVNRHAIPPGFIGTPLEHDVGGTFELARQLHPQAERLVVVTGASGWDKTREVEARAAAARSGPGLAIEYWSGLPMPELTRRLRTLDERTVVFSPGFYRDGTGNNFIPLDAARQVAEASAAPVYSIFPTQLGAGVVGGRMTSFVDVGRTARAALDQLLAGTPAAAVGTPARLPAPVQLDWQQVLRWHVDESLVPADAVIHFRRATFWDLYRRQVLAIAVLIGLQAALIVALLIERRQRQRIAADLRASETRTALAAEAAQLAIFEWKPDPEVAPEFLPEALRSAHPADRERLGGILRNAATNDAAFEVEYRSVDESGSVGWTALRGRTRCGTQGLIVGVTMDITARKAAELQAASDRSALIHISRTATLGQLSAAIAHQLNQPLAAILGNAETALAMMQRANVPAQEMKEILADIISDDHRAADVIRRLAALYRKGETDVAPVDLNALIEETLGLIRAELLLRQVTPALKLEQPSPSVQGSRTQLQQVILNLVLNAADAMVDVPVDQRHLEVRSSMGENLVEVCVTDQGPGIAPDNLARVFEPFWTTKPTGLGIGLAICQSIVAAHRGSLLGRNNRSGGASFCFSLPVTTTTANREPSHAYRVPGG encoded by the coding sequence ATGGCCGCGGAGCCCGAGGCCGCCGTGCTCGTGCTGTTCTCGTCCCACCGGCTCCTGCCCGCGAACCTGGACGCCGACCGCGGACTGCGCGAGGCCGCACCGGCGGGCACGAGGCCGGGCGTCGAACTGTTCTCCGAATTCCTCGGAGCACCCTCGTTCGAAGGCGAGTTGTACGAAGCCAGGACCGCGCGGTACCTGCAGGAGAAGTACGCGGACCTCCAGGTCAAGGTGATCGTGGCGCTGGGCCAGGGCGCCCTCGAGTTCCTGCTGCGGCATCGGCAAGCCACCTTCCCGGACGTCCCGGTGGTGTACGGCGGTGTCGCCCGGGACGTCGTGAACCGCCATGCCATCCCGCCCGGGTTCATCGGAACGCCGCTGGAGCATGACGTCGGAGGCACCTTCGAACTGGCCCGGCAGCTCCACCCGCAGGCGGAACGCCTGGTCGTGGTGACCGGTGCGAGCGGCTGGGACAAGACCCGGGAAGTGGAAGCCCGGGCCGCCGCCGCCAGGTCGGGCCCCGGCTTGGCCATCGAGTACTGGTCGGGCCTGCCGATGCCGGAACTCACGCGGCGCCTGCGCACCCTCGACGAGAGGACCGTGGTCTTCTCGCCCGGCTTCTACCGAGACGGCACGGGCAACAACTTCATCCCGCTCGATGCCGCGCGGCAGGTGGCGGAGGCGTCCGCGGCACCGGTCTACTCGATCTTTCCGACACAGCTGGGCGCCGGCGTCGTCGGCGGGCGCATGACGTCCTTCGTGGACGTGGGTCGAACGGCACGGGCGGCGCTCGACCAGCTCCTCGCCGGAACCCCCGCCGCAGCGGTCGGCACCCCGGCACGGCTGCCCGCGCCGGTGCAGCTCGACTGGCAACAGGTTCTTCGATGGCACGTGGACGAGTCCCTGGTCCCGGCCGACGCCGTCATCCACTTCCGGCGCGCGACCTTCTGGGATCTGTACCGCCGGCAGGTCCTGGCCATCGCGGTCCTGATCGGCCTGCAGGCGGCACTCATCGTCGCGCTGCTGATCGAACGGCGGCAACGGCAGCGCATCGCCGCGGACCTGCGGGCCAGCGAGACACGCACCGCGCTCGCGGCCGAAGCGGCCCAACTCGCCATCTTCGAATGGAAGCCCGATCCCGAGGTGGCGCCCGAATTCCTGCCGGAGGCGCTCCGCAGCGCCCACCCCGCGGACAGGGAGCGGCTCGGCGGCATCTTGCGCAACGCCGCCACGAACGACGCTGCGTTCGAGGTCGAGTACCGCTCCGTCGACGAATCCGGCTCGGTCGGCTGGACCGCATTGCGCGGCCGGACGCGCTGCGGAACGCAGGGGCTCATCGTCGGTGTCACCATGGACATCACCGCGCGCAAGGCCGCCGAACTGCAGGCCGCATCGGACCGGTCGGCCCTGATCCACATCTCCCGGACGGCCACGCTGGGACAACTGTCCGCGGCCATCGCCCACCAGCTGAACCAGCCGCTGGCCGCCATCCTCGGCAATGCCGAGACGGCGCTCGCGATGATGCAGCGTGCCAACGTCCCCGCCCAGGAGATGAAGGAGATCCTCGCGGACATCATCAGCGATGACCATCGGGCGGCCGATGTGATCCGGCGTCTCGCGGCCCTCTATCGCAAGGGCGAGACCGACGTGGCCCCGGTCGACTTGAACGCCCTCATCGAGGAGACGCTCGGACTGATCCGGGCGGAGCTCCTGCTGCGCCAGGTGACACCCGCACTCAAGCTCGAGCAGCCCTCGCCGTCCGTGCAGGGCAGCCGCACCCAGCTGCAGCAGGTGATCCTGAACCTGGTGCTCAACGCGGCCGACGCGATGGTCGACGTCCCCGTCGATCAACGACACCTCGAGGTCCGGAGTTCGATGGGGGAGAACCTCGTGGAAGTGTGCGTGACGGACCAGGGGCCGGGCATCGCCCCCGACAACCTGGCCCGCGTCTTCGAGCCGTTCTGGACCACCAAGCCGACGGGCCTCGGCATCGGGCTCGCCATCTGCCAGTCCATCGTGGCGGCCCATCGGGGCTCGCTCCTGGGACGGAACAACCGTTCGGGCGGGGCCAGCTTCTGCTTCTCCCTGCCCGTGACCACGACCACCGCCAACCGGGAGCCGTCTCATGCATACCGTGTACCTGGTGGATGA
- a CDS encoding response regulator transcription factor: MAIPHPIIAVVDDEPAVRAMLQRALRLAGYHAEAFATGQEFLAALAHRRPDCVILDMHMPGLSGLDVAQQLSGRQLHLPVIFITASDEVSIDGRTDPATTVGLLRKPFPSDTLFEAVEAALRIKARGAED, encoded by the coding sequence GTGGCCATCCCGCACCCCATCATTGCCGTCGTCGACGACGAACCCGCCGTGCGGGCGATGCTTCAGCGCGCGCTCCGGCTGGCCGGCTACCACGCGGAGGCCTTCGCGACCGGCCAGGAGTTCCTCGCCGCCCTCGCGCACCGCCGGCCGGACTGCGTGATCCTCGACATGCACATGCCGGGCCTGTCCGGACTGGACGTGGCGCAGCAGCTGAGCGGACGCCAGCTCCACCTGCCCGTCATCTTCATCACGGCGAGCGACGAGGTCAGCATCGACGGCCGCACGGATCCGGCCACCACCGTCGGTCTCCTGCGCAAGCCGTTCCCGTCCGACACGCTGTTCGAAGCGGTCGAGGCCGCGCTCCGCATCAAGGCTCGAGGCGCCGAGGACTGA
- a CDS encoding response regulator transcription factor, whose amino-acid sequence MDDDAGVRRALSRVLREDGFDVMAFESATQFIDRADAGDGSCIVLDVSMPDVDGLQLQEQLAGAGARLPIVFVSGHADVPMCARAMKNGAVDFLTKPVDAHALVTTVRMAIDRFDAERCARSEAEALKERFHRLTEREREVLDAVVRGRLNKQIAAELNLVEQTVKFHRARLMEHMQARTVAELMLMAARLGLGVESAVSSPEDPGTGRH is encoded by the coding sequence GTGGATGACGACGCGGGCGTGCGCCGCGCCCTCTCCCGAGTGCTCCGCGAGGATGGATTCGACGTCATGGCCTTCGAATCCGCGACCCAGTTCATCGACCGCGCCGACGCGGGAGACGGGTCGTGCATCGTGCTCGACGTGTCCATGCCGGACGTCGACGGCCTGCAGTTGCAGGAGCAGCTCGCCGGCGCCGGAGCCCGGCTCCCGATCGTCTTCGTCAGCGGCCACGCGGACGTGCCCATGTGCGCGCGGGCGATGAAGAACGGGGCGGTCGACTTCCTGACGAAACCGGTGGACGCCCATGCGCTGGTCACCACCGTCCGCATGGCCATCGACCGGTTCGATGCGGAACGGTGTGCCCGTTCCGAGGCCGAGGCGTTGAAGGAGCGCTTCCACCGCCTGACGGAGCGGGAGCGCGAAGTGCTGGACGCGGTCGTGCGCGGCCGGTTGAACAAGCAGATCGCCGCGGAGCTGAACCTGGTCGAGCAGACGGTCAAGTTCCATCGTGCCCGACTGATGGAACACATGCAGGCCCGGACCGTGGCCGAGCTGATGCTCATGGCGGCCCGGCTCGGCCTGGGCGTGGAATCGGCGGTTTCGTCCCCGGAGGATCCGGGAACCGGACGGCATTGA